In Astyanax mexicanus isolate ESR-SI-001 chromosome 17, AstMex3_surface, whole genome shotgun sequence, a single window of DNA contains:
- the cdx1b gene encoding homeobox protein CDX-1b, whose protein sequence is MYVSYLLEKDGSMYPNSGRHPGLNLNPQTFVPAPPPPPPPPAPQYSDFTGYHHPHHHHHHHVPGVSGEAQTGTWSPGYPNREDWATYSAGPAPSAPNPGHLTFSPPEFAPVQPPGLLPPSVGQISPSAPRRNPYEWMRRSAAPPTPGGKTRTKDKYRVVYTDHQRLELEKEFHYSRYITIRRKAELATALSLSERQVKIWFQNRRAKERKINKKKLQQPQAASTTTPTPPSSALPSNTSNTAMVSSSSGLVSSSMPMTIKEEY, encoded by the exons ATGTACGTGAGTTACCTGTTGGAGAAGGACGGCAGCATGTACCCCAACTCCGGGAGACACCCCGGCCTCAACCTGAACCCCCAGACCTTCGTCCCCGCTCCGCCTCCTCCCCCACCTCCACCTGCACCACAGTACTCCGACTTCACCGGATACCATCatcctcaccatcatcatcatcatcatgtgcCAGGTGTGAGCGGCGAGGCTCAGACGGGGACCTGGAGCCCAGGTTACCCCAATCGAGAGGACTGGGCTACCTACAGTGCTGGACCCGCTCCATCTGCTCCAAACCCTGGACACCTGACCTTCAGCCCACCTGAGTTTGCCCCCGTACAGCCCCCTGGGCTCCTGCCCCCCTCAGTTGGGCAGATTTCTCCCAGTGCCCCCCGCAGGAACCCGTACGAATGGATGAGACGGAGTGCAGCACCCCCAACCCCAG GGGGAAAGACCAGAACCAAGGATAAGTACCGGGTGGTCTACACAGACCACCAACGTCTGGAGCTGGAGAAGGAGTTCCACTACAGCCGATACATCACCATCCGGAGGAAAGCGGAGCTAGCCACAGCACTCAGCCTATCAGAGAGGCAG GTGAAGATCTGGTTCCAGAACCGGCGGGCCAAAGAGAGGAAGATCAATAAAAAGAAGCTCCAGCAACCCCAGGCAGCATCCACCACCACTCCCACACCTCCCAGTTCAGCCCTtcccagtaacaccagtaacacaGCCATGGTCTCCAGCAGCAGTGGCCTTGTATCGTCCTCCATGCCCATGACCATCAAAGAGGAGTACTGA